The proteins below come from a single Caballeronia sp. SBC1 genomic window:
- a CDS encoding Crp/Fnr family transcriptional regulator, which translates to MLTLQSDLHGNHLLGALPAHEWQALTPHLELVQLRTGQLLCDSGQRIHHVYFPTTAIISLLHSMEDGSSAEIAAIGREGMTGVPILTGGDTMPTRVQVQCPGFAYRMSAAALREQFNRSDFLRRLMMLYMQALLTQIAQTAACNRHHSLSKQLCRWLLIEIDRTPSNEFQVTQQMIADMLGVRREGVTEAAGKLHDAGLIHHSRGCIKVLDRAGLEARACECYGIVKREFDRMLPRVRQTEEVC; encoded by the coding sequence ATGTTGACCCTTCAATCCGACCTGCACGGCAATCATTTGTTGGGTGCGCTTCCGGCGCACGAATGGCAAGCTCTTACGCCCCACCTGGAGCTCGTGCAGCTTCGTACGGGCCAATTGCTTTGCGATTCAGGACAACGTATCCATCACGTGTATTTCCCGACGACGGCCATCATCTCTTTGCTTCATTCGATGGAAGACGGCAGTTCGGCGGAAATAGCCGCCATCGGCCGTGAAGGCATGACCGGCGTTCCTATCCTGACCGGCGGCGATACCATGCCAACGCGCGTTCAGGTCCAATGCCCCGGCTTTGCTTATCGCATGAGCGCCGCCGCCTTGCGCGAGCAGTTCAATCGCTCGGATTTCCTGCGCCGCCTGATGATGCTGTACATGCAAGCGCTGCTGACGCAAATTGCGCAGACCGCTGCGTGCAATCGTCACCATTCGCTGAGCAAGCAGTTGTGCCGCTGGTTGCTGATCGAGATCGACCGTACGCCGTCCAACGAATTCCAGGTGACGCAGCAGATGATTGCCGACATGCTGGGCGTGCGTCGCGAAGGGGTCACGGAAGCAGCAGGAAAGCTCCACGACGCGGGCCTGATCCATCACAGCCGTGGTTGCATCAAGGTGCTCGATCGCGCGGGTCTGGAAGCCCGGGCGTGCGAATGCTATGGCATCGTCAAGCGCGAGTTCGACAGGATGCTCCCGCGCGTGCGTCAGACTGAGGAAGTCTGCTAA
- a CDS encoding helix-turn-helix domain-containing protein: protein MNRRKPDLQAIDVSAWPTVAYTEFDQATRNMFEKRQQAILRYVAGESIREIEQSAGINRRQLYRWLERAQQQHPDGRPFGFRGLIRYMRIADYERVRDVQVHGERGSRGAAGALAQLFERYPALAGWLLLQVKRRRVLLEQIHTDGHLRTRLRGLQSLHDDFLHQCRSVGLTAGDYPFNTADRALRSLSRRLKDEMLRTFGTAARSAGAPHLKGLPRLDAAGTPAATRPYQVVEFDGHRLDIRLKVVVRDPLGFAHEFEMERVWLLAIIDVCTRAVLGYHIALAREYSRYDVIKTIENALEPHHARAFTIAGLARGTQDGFPSERLPELAYATWEWMKLDNAKANLANETLTALCEFVGCVADAGPKYSPDERPYIERFFGTIASRLSSRLPGYTGSHPRDLRRALADPKGDLRLYVSLDELGELVEYAISSYNGTPHTGLNNATPLEAMEYFVRSRQTLLAWLAEQRRRTLCLMQSARRCRVRAYIGQGVRPHINLYRVRYTNRVLAASTHLIGQRLLIYMNADDLRSVRAFLADGTELGVLDAQGAWQLVPHNLKLRQEICKQSGKRQRFSDVGMNPIEAYVQEKFKQAKKTRKAATDLARTKQSLASASTVRTPLGPSRPAESETAVTARTQSSTQSQTDGLASLPPPTPVRPRKLSIGTGQVF from the coding sequence ATGAATCGCCGCAAACCAGATCTGCAGGCGATCGACGTTAGCGCCTGGCCCACTGTCGCCTATACCGAGTTTGACCAGGCGACGCGGAACATGTTCGAGAAGCGCCAACAGGCCATATTGCGCTACGTCGCCGGGGAATCGATCAGGGAAATTGAGCAGTCCGCCGGTATCAATCGCCGTCAACTGTACCGCTGGCTCGAACGCGCGCAGCAACAGCATCCTGACGGGCGCCCTTTCGGCTTTCGGGGACTTATCCGCTACATGCGCATCGCAGACTATGAGCGAGTGCGCGACGTACAGGTGCACGGCGAACGCGGCAGTCGAGGCGCCGCTGGCGCTCTGGCGCAACTCTTTGAACGCTATCCGGCGCTTGCAGGATGGCTGCTTCTTCAGGTCAAACGTCGCAGGGTACTGCTTGAGCAGATACATACGGACGGTCACTTACGAACTCGCCTGCGCGGTCTGCAATCGCTACACGATGACTTCCTGCACCAATGTCGGTCGGTGGGGTTGACGGCAGGTGACTATCCGTTCAACACAGCCGACCGTGCACTTCGTTCGCTGTCACGACGCTTAAAGGATGAGATGTTGCGCACGTTCGGGACGGCGGCCCGCTCGGCCGGAGCGCCGCACCTCAAGGGCTTGCCTCGCCTCGACGCAGCAGGTACGCCCGCGGCGACGCGTCCGTATCAGGTCGTCGAATTCGACGGCCACCGGCTCGACATCCGGCTCAAGGTTGTCGTACGCGATCCACTCGGCTTTGCACACGAATTCGAGATGGAGAGGGTTTGGCTCCTTGCAATCATAGACGTGTGTACGCGCGCCGTGCTCGGTTATCACATCGCGTTAGCCAGAGAATACAGCCGCTACGACGTCATCAAGACAATCGAGAATGCGCTCGAACCTCATCACGCGCGGGCGTTCACGATAGCTGGCCTCGCCCGTGGAACGCAGGACGGCTTTCCGTCGGAGCGCCTGCCTGAACTGGCGTATGCAACCTGGGAATGGATGAAGCTCGACAACGCGAAGGCAAATCTCGCGAATGAGACCTTGACGGCGCTATGCGAGTTCGTTGGCTGCGTGGCTGACGCCGGACCGAAATACAGTCCCGACGAACGGCCTTATATCGAGCGGTTCTTCGGCACGATCGCCAGTCGCCTCTCATCTCGGTTACCCGGCTACACCGGTTCTCATCCACGAGACCTGCGTCGGGCACTCGCTGATCCTAAAGGCGACCTGCGCCTCTACGTCTCCCTTGACGAATTGGGTGAACTGGTTGAGTACGCCATCTCAAGTTACAACGGTACACCCCACACCGGCCTCAACAACGCGACGCCGCTGGAAGCCATGGAGTACTTCGTGCGCAGCAGGCAAACGCTGCTGGCGTGGCTCGCTGAACAGCGTCGCCGAACGCTCTGTCTGATGCAATCGGCAAGGCGGTGCCGCGTTCGGGCCTATATCGGGCAGGGTGTGCGTCCGCACATCAACCTTTACCGCGTCCGTTACACAAACCGTGTGCTTGCTGCCAGTACGCATCTGATCGGCCAGCGTCTGCTGATCTATATGAACGCGGACGATCTTCGCTCCGTACGGGCCTTTCTCGCGGATGGCACGGAGTTGGGCGTACTTGACGCTCAGGGCGCGTGGCAGTTGGTGCCGCACAACCTCAAGCTACGTCAGGAGATCTGCAAACAGTCAGGCAAGCGCCAGCGATTCTCTGACGTCGGCATGAATCCGATCGAAGCCTACGTTCAGGAGAAGTTCAAACAGGCGAAGAAGACGCGCAAGGCGGCGACCGATCTTGCCCGTACAAAGCAGTCGCTGGCGTCGGCATCGACCGTACGCACGCCGCTCGGGCCGAGCCGTCCCGCCGAGAGCGAAACTGCAGTTACAGCGCGCACGCAATCATCGACGCAATCGCAAACCGACGGGCTCGCCTCACTTCCGCCACCCACGCCGGTGCGTCCACGAAAGCTCTCGATTGGTACTGGCCAAGTCTTTTAA
- a CDS encoding ATP-binding protein, with product MSLKIPRPVDPSLHPLVTGNYRLATPAIEGFYELVTRCLRYRIMGALIYGPSRVGKTRAIEYVRLLLAREYPKITTYHAQCEHKPRHAEGPFFATLLEAVGDTCPNAGTTSTKRTRLSLRIREAAARAGSGTVILFCDEAQRLNDHEYEWLRDVHDALDRQQIKLFTFLVGQEELLAQKTALQVAHKTQIVARLMVEELAFSGIRNAEDVATCLNGYDQTAYPERTPWSFTRFYVPQSFDAGYRLTSDATVLWQAFENAHHKASLPGILDLPMESFARAVEIVLKDSELKDAPGYCPDAALWTHSVRHCGYVQSRHATGRVLATA from the coding sequence ATGTCGCTTAAGATACCGCGTCCGGTCGATCCATCGCTGCATCCACTCGTCACTGGCAATTACCGTCTCGCCACACCCGCAATTGAAGGCTTCTACGAACTCGTCACGCGCTGTCTGCGCTACCGGATCATGGGTGCGCTCATCTATGGCCCGTCGCGGGTTGGCAAGACCCGCGCCATCGAATACGTGCGGCTTCTACTCGCACGCGAATACCCGAAGATCACCACGTACCATGCGCAGTGCGAGCACAAGCCGCGGCACGCCGAGGGCCCGTTCTTCGCAACGCTGCTTGAGGCGGTCGGCGACACTTGTCCGAATGCCGGCACAACGTCGACCAAACGAACGCGACTCTCGTTGCGCATTCGCGAGGCCGCCGCCAGGGCCGGAAGTGGCACCGTGATCCTGTTCTGCGACGAGGCGCAGAGACTCAATGACCACGAGTACGAATGGCTGCGGGACGTGCACGACGCGCTCGATCGTCAGCAAATCAAACTTTTCACGTTCCTCGTTGGACAGGAGGAACTGCTTGCACAGAAGACGGCACTCCAGGTTGCGCACAAGACGCAGATCGTCGCGCGTCTCATGGTCGAAGAACTTGCGTTCTCCGGCATCCGCAACGCCGAGGATGTCGCAACGTGCCTCAATGGTTACGACCAGACCGCCTATCCCGAGCGGACCCCCTGGAGCTTCACGCGCTTCTATGTGCCTCAGTCCTTCGACGCCGGCTATCGGCTGACCAGCGACGCCACCGTTCTGTGGCAGGCGTTCGAGAATGCACACCACAAGGCGAGCTTGCCGGGGATCCTGGACTTGCCCATGGAATCATTCGCACGCGCTGTCGAGATCGTGCTCAAGGACAGCGAGCTCAAGGACGCACCAGGCTACTGCCCCGACGCAGCTTTGTGGACTCACTCGGTGCGTCACTGCGGTTACGTTCAGTCTCGGCATGCCACCGGACGCGTGCTTGCGACGGCGTAA